One stretch of Ipomoea triloba cultivar NCNSP0323 chromosome 8, ASM357664v1 DNA includes these proteins:
- the LOC116027414 gene encoding protein NARROW LEAF 1 isoform X4: protein MAQSSSMSTSCSSATPKEQLYTELADCLRGSDSCIGSGSQVENQETYGTLGAIVRSQTGSRQVGFLTNRHVAVNLDYPSQKMFHPLPPNLGPSVYLGAVERATSFITDDLWYGIFAGKNPETYVRADGAFIPFAEDFDMSNVTTSVRGVGEIGDVYKIDLQSPIASLIGRQVVKVGRSSGLTTGTVMAYALEYNDEKEICFFTDFLVVGENQQTFDLEGDSGSLILLTRKNGEKPQPVGIIWGGTANRGRLKLKAGQPPENWTSGVDLGRLLDLLELDLITSDEGLQAALKDQTAASQGGIGSIVGNSSFTARFPSKEKAEVNFEPLNLNIQQVPIDGDLHLGRRKEFHIPRGESESASCVEHQHAPNGSATSLFCRTKQGESTERINLCVIRNAMGDDQISVSLQLGEPGPKRRKHNEPQA, encoded by the exons ATGGCTCAGTCGTCTTCAATGTCTACCAGCTGCTCTTCAG CAACACCAAAGGAACAATTGTACACAGAACTTGCTGATTGCCTGCGTGGAAGCGATTCATGCATTGGTTCTGGGTCCCAG GTGGAAAATCAAGAGACTTATGGAACCTTGGGTGCTATTGTAAGAAGCCAGACGGGAAGTCGCCAAGTTGGTTTTCTTACTAATCGCCATGTTGCTGTCAATTTGGATTATCCAAGCCAGAAAATGTTTCATCCCTTGCCGCCAAACCTTGGACCCAGCGTGTATTTGGGCGCTGTGGAGAGAGCAACCTCATTTATAACTGATGATCTTTGGTACGGAATCTTTGCCGGAAAAAACCCAG AAACATATGTTCGAGCAGATGGAGCTTTTATTCCTTTTGCCGAAGATTTTGACATGTCCAACGTAACTACGTCTGTGAGAGGCGTAGGCGAAATTGGCGATGTCTATAAAATAGACTTGCAGTCTCCCATTGCCAGCCTCATTGGCAGGCAAGTGGTGAAAGTTGGAAGGAGCTCGGGTTTGACTACCGGGACCGTAATGGCATATGCCCTAGAATACAACGATGAAAAAGAAATATGTTTCTTCACCGACTTCCTTGTTGTTGGTGAGAACCAACAGACGTTTGATCTAGAAGGCGATAGTGGTAGTCTCATTCTTTTAACTCGCAAAAATGGAGAGAAGCCACAACCCGTTGGAATCATCTGGGGCGGAACAGCTAATCGAGGGAGACTAAAACTGAAAGCTGGTCAACCCCCTGAAAATTGGACAAGTGGAGTGGACTTGGGCCGTCTCCTCGATCTCTTGGAACTCGATCTCATAACATCCGATGAAGGTCTTCAAG CTGCATTAAAAGATCAGACGGCTGCATCGCAAGGTGGAATTGGTTCTATCGTTGGCAATTCTTCATTCACTGCGCGATTTCCTTCAAAAGAGAAAGCTGAAGTAAATTTCGAGCCGCTTAATCTAAACATCCAACAAGTTCCCATTGACGGTGACCTTCATCTGGGCAGGCGCAAAGAATTCCACATTCCCCGCGGAGAAAGTGAGTCAGCGTCCTGCGTCGAGCACCAGCACGCTCCGAATGGCTCCGCCACGTCCCTATTTTGCCGGACGAAACAAGGGGAAAGCACCGAACGGATCAACCTGTGCGTGATCAGAAACGCGATGGGGGACGATCAAATTTCCGTGTCTCTGCAGCTGGGGGAACCTGGGCCGAAACGAAGGAAGCATAATGAACCCCAGGCAtga
- the LOC116027414 gene encoding protein NARROW LEAF 1 isoform X1, protein MKMDRAGIDLRFNSRSKQSEETLLDLERNCCNQLNMSSSSSPPLQIFASGGQLYESNAAYFSWPSRLDVAEDRENYFGNLQKGVLPETFGRLPSGQRASTLLELMTIRAFHSNMLRQFSLGTAVGFRIRKGVLTDIPAILVFVARKLHRQWLSRLQCLPAALQGPGGIWCDIDVVEFSYYGAPAATPKEQLYTELADCLRGSDSCIGSGSQVENQETYGTLGAIVRSQTGSRQVGFLTNRHVAVNLDYPSQKMFHPLPPNLGPSVYLGAVERATSFITDDLWYGIFAGKNPETYVRADGAFIPFAEDFDMSNVTTSVRGVGEIGDVYKIDLQSPIASLIGRQVVKVGRSSGLTTGTVMAYALEYNDEKEICFFTDFLVVGENQQTFDLEGDSGSLILLTRKNGEKPQPVGIIWGGTANRGRLKLKAGQPPENWTSGVDLGRLLDLLELDLITSDEGLQAALKDQTAASQGGIGSIVGNSSFTARFPSKEKAEVNFEPLNLNIQQVPIDGDLHLGRRKEFHIPRGESESASCVEHQHAPNGSATSLFCRTKQGESTERINLCVIRNAMGDDQISVSLQLGEPGPKRRKHNEPQA, encoded by the exons ATG AAGATGGACAGGGCGGGGATTGATTTGAGGTTCAACTCTAGATCTAAGCAATCAGAGGAAACATTGTTGGATCTGGAGAGAAATTGTTGCAATCAGCTGAACATGTCTTCATCAAGCTCTCCACCGCTACAAATTTTTGCCTCGGGTGGTCAACTCTATGAGAGCAATGCAGCTTACTTTTCGTGGCCCAGCAGGTTGGATGTTGCCGAGGACAGAGAGAATTACTTTGGAAACCTTCAGAAGGGGGTTTTACCGGAGACTTTTGGGAGGCTTCCGTCGGGGCAGCGAGCTTCAACCTTGCTTGAACTTATGACCATCAGGGCATTTCATAGCAATATGTTACGCCAGTTTAGTCTTGGCACTGCGGTTGGGTTTCGCATCAGGAAGGGCGTTTTGACTGATATACCTGCTATTCTCGTCTTTGTTGCCCGAAAACTCCATAGACAATGGCTCAGTCGTCTTCAATGTCTACCAGCTGCTCTTCAG GGACCAGGGGGCATATGGTGTGATATTGACGTTGTTGAATTCTCATACTATGGTGCACCTGCAGCAACACCAAAGGAACAATTGTACACAGAACTTGCTGATTGCCTGCGTGGAAGCGATTCATGCATTGGTTCTGGGTCCCAG GTGGAAAATCAAGAGACTTATGGAACCTTGGGTGCTATTGTAAGAAGCCAGACGGGAAGTCGCCAAGTTGGTTTTCTTACTAATCGCCATGTTGCTGTCAATTTGGATTATCCAAGCCAGAAAATGTTTCATCCCTTGCCGCCAAACCTTGGACCCAGCGTGTATTTGGGCGCTGTGGAGAGAGCAACCTCATTTATAACTGATGATCTTTGGTACGGAATCTTTGCCGGAAAAAACCCAG AAACATATGTTCGAGCAGATGGAGCTTTTATTCCTTTTGCCGAAGATTTTGACATGTCCAACGTAACTACGTCTGTGAGAGGCGTAGGCGAAATTGGCGATGTCTATAAAATAGACTTGCAGTCTCCCATTGCCAGCCTCATTGGCAGGCAAGTGGTGAAAGTTGGAAGGAGCTCGGGTTTGACTACCGGGACCGTAATGGCATATGCCCTAGAATACAACGATGAAAAAGAAATATGTTTCTTCACCGACTTCCTTGTTGTTGGTGAGAACCAACAGACGTTTGATCTAGAAGGCGATAGTGGTAGTCTCATTCTTTTAACTCGCAAAAATGGAGAGAAGCCACAACCCGTTGGAATCATCTGGGGCGGAACAGCTAATCGAGGGAGACTAAAACTGAAAGCTGGTCAACCCCCTGAAAATTGGACAAGTGGAGTGGACTTGGGCCGTCTCCTCGATCTCTTGGAACTCGATCTCATAACATCCGATGAAGGTCTTCAAG CTGCATTAAAAGATCAGACGGCTGCATCGCAAGGTGGAATTGGTTCTATCGTTGGCAATTCTTCATTCACTGCGCGATTTCCTTCAAAAGAGAAAGCTGAAGTAAATTTCGAGCCGCTTAATCTAAACATCCAACAAGTTCCCATTGACGGTGACCTTCATCTGGGCAGGCGCAAAGAATTCCACATTCCCCGCGGAGAAAGTGAGTCAGCGTCCTGCGTCGAGCACCAGCACGCTCCGAATGGCTCCGCCACGTCCCTATTTTGCCGGACGAAACAAGGGGAAAGCACCGAACGGATCAACCTGTGCGTGATCAGAAACGCGATGGGGGACGATCAAATTTCCGTGTCTCTGCAGCTGGGGGAACCTGGGCCGAAACGAAGGAAGCATAATGAACCCCAGGCAtga
- the LOC116027414 gene encoding protein NARROW LEAF 1 isoform X2 codes for MMDRAGIDLRFNSRSKQSEETLLDLERNCCNQLNMSSSSSPPLQIFASGGQLYESNAAYFSWPSRLDVAEDRENYFGNLQKGVLPETFGRLPSGQRASTLLELMTIRAFHSNMLRQFSLGTAVGFRIRKGVLTDIPAILVFVARKLHRQWLSRLQCLPAALQGPGGIWCDIDVVEFSYYGAPAATPKEQLYTELADCLRGSDSCIGSGSQVENQETYGTLGAIVRSQTGSRQVGFLTNRHVAVNLDYPSQKMFHPLPPNLGPSVYLGAVERATSFITDDLWYGIFAGKNPETYVRADGAFIPFAEDFDMSNVTTSVRGVGEIGDVYKIDLQSPIASLIGRQVVKVGRSSGLTTGTVMAYALEYNDEKEICFFTDFLVVGENQQTFDLEGDSGSLILLTRKNGEKPQPVGIIWGGTANRGRLKLKAGQPPENWTSGVDLGRLLDLLELDLITSDEGLQAALKDQTAASQGGIGSIVGNSSFTARFPSKEKAEVNFEPLNLNIQQVPIDGDLHLGRRKEFHIPRGESESASCVEHQHAPNGSATSLFCRTKQGESTERINLCVIRNAMGDDQISVSLQLGEPGPKRRKHNEPQA; via the exons ATG ATGGACAGGGCGGGGATTGATTTGAGGTTCAACTCTAGATCTAAGCAATCAGAGGAAACATTGTTGGATCTGGAGAGAAATTGTTGCAATCAGCTGAACATGTCTTCATCAAGCTCTCCACCGCTACAAATTTTTGCCTCGGGTGGTCAACTCTATGAGAGCAATGCAGCTTACTTTTCGTGGCCCAGCAGGTTGGATGTTGCCGAGGACAGAGAGAATTACTTTGGAAACCTTCAGAAGGGGGTTTTACCGGAGACTTTTGGGAGGCTTCCGTCGGGGCAGCGAGCTTCAACCTTGCTTGAACTTATGACCATCAGGGCATTTCATAGCAATATGTTACGCCAGTTTAGTCTTGGCACTGCGGTTGGGTTTCGCATCAGGAAGGGCGTTTTGACTGATATACCTGCTATTCTCGTCTTTGTTGCCCGAAAACTCCATAGACAATGGCTCAGTCGTCTTCAATGTCTACCAGCTGCTCTTCAG GGACCAGGGGGCATATGGTGTGATATTGACGTTGTTGAATTCTCATACTATGGTGCACCTGCAGCAACACCAAAGGAACAATTGTACACAGAACTTGCTGATTGCCTGCGTGGAAGCGATTCATGCATTGGTTCTGGGTCCCAG GTGGAAAATCAAGAGACTTATGGAACCTTGGGTGCTATTGTAAGAAGCCAGACGGGAAGTCGCCAAGTTGGTTTTCTTACTAATCGCCATGTTGCTGTCAATTTGGATTATCCAAGCCAGAAAATGTTTCATCCCTTGCCGCCAAACCTTGGACCCAGCGTGTATTTGGGCGCTGTGGAGAGAGCAACCTCATTTATAACTGATGATCTTTGGTACGGAATCTTTGCCGGAAAAAACCCAG AAACATATGTTCGAGCAGATGGAGCTTTTATTCCTTTTGCCGAAGATTTTGACATGTCCAACGTAACTACGTCTGTGAGAGGCGTAGGCGAAATTGGCGATGTCTATAAAATAGACTTGCAGTCTCCCATTGCCAGCCTCATTGGCAGGCAAGTGGTGAAAGTTGGAAGGAGCTCGGGTTTGACTACCGGGACCGTAATGGCATATGCCCTAGAATACAACGATGAAAAAGAAATATGTTTCTTCACCGACTTCCTTGTTGTTGGTGAGAACCAACAGACGTTTGATCTAGAAGGCGATAGTGGTAGTCTCATTCTTTTAACTCGCAAAAATGGAGAGAAGCCACAACCCGTTGGAATCATCTGGGGCGGAACAGCTAATCGAGGGAGACTAAAACTGAAAGCTGGTCAACCCCCTGAAAATTGGACAAGTGGAGTGGACTTGGGCCGTCTCCTCGATCTCTTGGAACTCGATCTCATAACATCCGATGAAGGTCTTCAAG CTGCATTAAAAGATCAGACGGCTGCATCGCAAGGTGGAATTGGTTCTATCGTTGGCAATTCTTCATTCACTGCGCGATTTCCTTCAAAAGAGAAAGCTGAAGTAAATTTCGAGCCGCTTAATCTAAACATCCAACAAGTTCCCATTGACGGTGACCTTCATCTGGGCAGGCGCAAAGAATTCCACATTCCCCGCGGAGAAAGTGAGTCAGCGTCCTGCGTCGAGCACCAGCACGCTCCGAATGGCTCCGCCACGTCCCTATTTTGCCGGACGAAACAAGGGGAAAGCACCGAACGGATCAACCTGTGCGTGATCAGAAACGCGATGGGGGACGATCAAATTTCCGTGTCTCTGCAGCTGGGGGAACCTGGGCCGAAACGAAGGAAGCATAATGAACCCCAGGCAtga
- the LOC116027414 gene encoding protein NARROW LEAF 1 isoform X3: MAQSSSMSTSCSSGGIWCDIDVVEFSYYGAPAATPKEQLYTELADCLRGSDSCIGSGSQVENQETYGTLGAIVRSQTGSRQVGFLTNRHVAVNLDYPSQKMFHPLPPNLGPSVYLGAVERATSFITDDLWYGIFAGKNPETYVRADGAFIPFAEDFDMSNVTTSVRGVGEIGDVYKIDLQSPIASLIGRQVVKVGRSSGLTTGTVMAYALEYNDEKEICFFTDFLVVGENQQTFDLEGDSGSLILLTRKNGEKPQPVGIIWGGTANRGRLKLKAGQPPENWTSGVDLGRLLDLLELDLITSDEGLQAALKDQTAASQGGIGSIVGNSSFTARFPSKEKAEVNFEPLNLNIQQVPIDGDLHLGRRKEFHIPRGESESASCVEHQHAPNGSATSLFCRTKQGESTERINLCVIRNAMGDDQISVSLQLGEPGPKRRKHNEPQA, from the exons ATGGCTCAGTCGTCTTCAATGTCTACCAGCTGCTCTTCAG GGGGCATATGGTGTGATATTGACGTTGTTGAATTCTCATACTATGGTGCACCTGCAGCAACACCAAAGGAACAATTGTACACAGAACTTGCTGATTGCCTGCGTGGAAGCGATTCATGCATTGGTTCTGGGTCCCAG GTGGAAAATCAAGAGACTTATGGAACCTTGGGTGCTATTGTAAGAAGCCAGACGGGAAGTCGCCAAGTTGGTTTTCTTACTAATCGCCATGTTGCTGTCAATTTGGATTATCCAAGCCAGAAAATGTTTCATCCCTTGCCGCCAAACCTTGGACCCAGCGTGTATTTGGGCGCTGTGGAGAGAGCAACCTCATTTATAACTGATGATCTTTGGTACGGAATCTTTGCCGGAAAAAACCCAG AAACATATGTTCGAGCAGATGGAGCTTTTATTCCTTTTGCCGAAGATTTTGACATGTCCAACGTAACTACGTCTGTGAGAGGCGTAGGCGAAATTGGCGATGTCTATAAAATAGACTTGCAGTCTCCCATTGCCAGCCTCATTGGCAGGCAAGTGGTGAAAGTTGGAAGGAGCTCGGGTTTGACTACCGGGACCGTAATGGCATATGCCCTAGAATACAACGATGAAAAAGAAATATGTTTCTTCACCGACTTCCTTGTTGTTGGTGAGAACCAACAGACGTTTGATCTAGAAGGCGATAGTGGTAGTCTCATTCTTTTAACTCGCAAAAATGGAGAGAAGCCACAACCCGTTGGAATCATCTGGGGCGGAACAGCTAATCGAGGGAGACTAAAACTGAAAGCTGGTCAACCCCCTGAAAATTGGACAAGTGGAGTGGACTTGGGCCGTCTCCTCGATCTCTTGGAACTCGATCTCATAACATCCGATGAAGGTCTTCAAG CTGCATTAAAAGATCAGACGGCTGCATCGCAAGGTGGAATTGGTTCTATCGTTGGCAATTCTTCATTCACTGCGCGATTTCCTTCAAAAGAGAAAGCTGAAGTAAATTTCGAGCCGCTTAATCTAAACATCCAACAAGTTCCCATTGACGGTGACCTTCATCTGGGCAGGCGCAAAGAATTCCACATTCCCCGCGGAGAAAGTGAGTCAGCGTCCTGCGTCGAGCACCAGCACGCTCCGAATGGCTCCGCCACGTCCCTATTTTGCCGGACGAAACAAGGGGAAAGCACCGAACGGATCAACCTGTGCGTGATCAGAAACGCGATGGGGGACGATCAAATTTCCGTGTCTCTGCAGCTGGGGGAACCTGGGCCGAAACGAAGGAAGCATAATGAACCCCAGGCAtga